One segment of Coffea arabica cultivar ET-39 chromosome 7c, Coffea Arabica ET-39 HiFi, whole genome shotgun sequence DNA contains the following:
- the LOC140010644 gene encoding uncharacterized protein, with protein sequence MAGNLSPRLVFAHERDTTSTLDTLNIEEFNGQDKRGKKEKGIRARFNSAGNCGLPPSSLTLSRETEIRLGRAEDTEGTSGVEEDTEELNRARADLNRALAVEEQFWRQKARVKWLGCGDRNTRFFHAVVKQRRVQGSIHRVKDSTETWVEKDEDIAKAAVEYFSDLFSGSVEPRNSDLMRLIPKLISDEENARLATIPNIEEVRQLGFSMDGDSAAGPDGFTGKFFSFAWEVIDMVWRLISNVWFSVIINGSAHGFFKSSRGIRQGDPLSPVLFIIGSKLLLRGLNDLASRRNFIGFRVPAGCPEVTHLAFADDVLVFTNGSEVALKRVMRVLDDYQQASGQLINPQKSGYLVHPSLSPSRRRVIERITHFSRQALPIRYLGFPLYTGKSKAVYFGEVCQTVVANVMSWKSRLLSTGGRLVLIKHVLSAIPVHLLSAAVCPDSIFRRIEQICARFLWGTSGEGPKLQWISWSQLCLPVDEGGVGFRKLRDVYSAFSCKLWWNLRAGSSLWAEFMRAKYCKGDIRARWR encoded by the exons ATGGCAGGAAACCTATCTCCCAGGCTGGTGTTTGCGCATGAGAGAGATACAACTTCTACATTGGATACTTTAAACATAGAGGAATTTAATGGGCAGGACAAGcgtggaaaaaaggaaaaaggcatACGCGCTCGATTCAATTCGGCAGGAAACTGCGGTCTTCCACCGTCTTCGCTAACTCTTTCCAG GGAGACGGAAATCAGGCTAGGAAGGGCTGAGGATACTGAGGGTACGTCTGGGGTGGAGGAGGATACCGAAGAACTTAATAGGGCACGGGCTGACCTCAACAGAGCCCTGGCAGTGGAGGAACAATTTTGGAGGCAGAAAGCAAGGGTAAAATGGCTGGGTTGTGGGGATAGGAATACACGGTTTTTTCACGCCGTGGTCAAACAAAGGCGGGTGCAAGGGTCGATTCATAGGGTGAAGGATTCTACTGAGACGTGGGTGGAAAAGGATGAGGACATTGCAAAAGCAGCGGTTGAGTATTTCTCGGACCTCTTCTCGGGGTCGGTGGAGCCCAGGAATAGCGATTTAATGCGTCTGATCCCGAAACTGATATCAGATGAGGAGAATGCTAGGCTGGCAACTATACCTAACATTGAGGAGGTCCGCCAATTGGGGTTTTCCATGGACGGGGATAGTGCTGCGGGGCCAGATGGGTTTACGggcaaatttttttccttcgcATGGGAG GTTATTGATATGGTTTGGAGGCTCATCTCGAATGTTTGGTTCTCCGTTATCATTAATGGCTCTGCCCATGGTTTTTTTAAATCTAGCAGAGGGATACGTCAGGGGGACCCGCTGTCTCCAGTGCTTTTCATCATTGGCTCTAAATTACTCTTGAGAGGTTTAAATGATCTAGCCAGTCGTCGAAATTTTATAGGGTTCAGGGTGCCAGCTGGCTGCCCAGAAGTCACTCACCTCGCATTTGCTGATGACGTGCTAGTCTTTACTAATGGGTCGGAGGTGGCGCTAAAACGAGTGATGCGAGTGTTAGATGATTATCAACAGGCCTCTGGCCAATTGATCAACCCTCAGAAGAGTGGATACTTGGTTCACCCGTCTCTCTCCCCATCACGGAGGAGAGTGATTGAGCGGATCACTCATTTCTCAAGGCAGGCGTTACCAATCCGATACCTGGGATTCCCTCTGTATACTGGCAAAAGCAAGGCAGTATATTTCGGAGAGGTGTGTCAGACAGTTGTGGCCAATGTTATGTCTTGGAAGTCGAGGTTACTATCAACAGGGGGCAGGTTAGTCTTGATAAAACATGTGCTTTCGGCTATTCCTGTTCATTTGCTCTCTGCGGCAGTGTGCCCCGATTCGATTTTTAGGCGAATTGAGCAGATATGTGCAAGGTTCCTATGGGGAACGTCTGGAGAGGGTCCAAAATTGCAATGGATAAGCTGGTCACAGTTATGTCTTCCCGTTGATGAGGGGGGTGTTGGATTTCGGAAACTCCGTGATGTATACTCGGCATTCTCTTGCAAGTTGTGGTGGAACCTACGGGCGGGTTCCTCACTTTGGGCAGAGTTCATGCGGGCTAAGTATTGCAAGGGCGACATCCGTGCCAGGTGGAGATAA